Within the Novosphingobium pentaromativorans US6-1 genome, the region CATATTTATCATTCACTTGCATTCCAGTTCGTCCGCATCTATCCTCAAAATCACGCATGGGCTTATTTGACGTATATTTGACGGTTTTGCGGAATCTAGAATGTCTCGAACGATCAACGATGCACCACTGACCACTCGCGAAGCTCGCCGACGTTTGGACGTTGGTCTTCACTGGCGCAGCCTGGATGCTGACATCCATCTGGGTTACCGCAAGGCAAAGCGCGGCGGCGTCTGGCTCGTCCGGTGGCGAAATGGCCAAGGATATCGTCAGTCTTCCCTTGGGGCCGCCGATGACACCATCAACGTGGGCACACTCGATTATCGAGCGGCGGTCAAAGTGGCCATTGCGCAGGTCGCAGAAGCACGAACGGAAGCTAGGGCCGCAGCAGAGGGTCCACCGCTGACGGTTCGTTCGGCCGTCGAAGCTTACATCGAGGTACGTGACGCTCGCGAGAGACGCCGGACTGGTCGGGAAGTTCGGTCGGATGCAGCCCGTCGTCTAGAAAAGCTGGTCATCGGACGACCGGCACGCGGCAAGCGGGCGGCAGTAGCAGCTGCCTCCTTGGCGGACGTTCCTCTTCACAAGCTGACCGAAGATGACCTGCAATGTTGGCGGGCGAGTCTGCCGAATGACTTTAAGCCAGCAGGAGTTCAGCGGGTGGTCAATGATCTCAAGGCTGCGCTGAACAGCTGTGCAGAGCGGCACTACTCGCGTCTGCCACCGGGGCTCTCGAGCACCGTCAAGCGAGGCCTGCGAACGATCGTCCACGAAGCCGATGACGATGATGATCTCGTAGTCGCGAGGGAAAACCAGATTCTTTCTGACGATCAAGTGGCTAGCCTAATGGCTGCAACACTTGAAGTCGATCGGGCTCAAGGCTGGGAAGGTGATCTGTACCGACTCATTCTGGCCATGGCGGCCAGCGGTGCCCGCTTTTCGCAGGTCACACGACTAAGAGTGATGGACGTTCAAACCGTTTCGGGTCGCTTGATGATGCCGCCGAGCCGAAAAGGTCGGGGAGGGAAGGTGAATCTGATCTCGGTGCCAGTCGGACGTGACGTTCTTGAAGTCTTGATGCCGATTGTCACGGGGAGGAGCAAGGGTGCGCCCCTGTTCGAGCGCTGGCGCTATCGTCAACAACCCGGGACTATCCGGTGGGAGCGGTCTTCACGAGGCCCATGGCAGACACCAAGTGAGATCGTGCGTCCCTGGGGAGATATTCGAATTAGAGCTGGTCTCCCTGATGTGATCCCCTACGCCCTTCGACATTCCTCGATAGTGAGAGGCATCCGCGCCAATCTCCCGACCCGACTAGTCGCTGCAATTCATGATACGAGTATCGCAATGATCGAGCGCCATTATGCTCGCTATATTGCGGATGGTCTGGATACCTTGGCAGCTCAGGCGATCATCCCGCTTGCCGCTGGAGGTGACTCGTCCCTATCGGAAGCAGCATGAGGCAACTCGTTACGTGGTAGTATCTGAAATGCCAATCCAATCGGCCTGTAAGTGGTCGATACCCGCGACAACGCCCTCAACGGTCACTGTAGATCCGATGAAGTCCTCACGGACATCATCGCCTTCGACAATCCAGACTTCGTCTGTCGTGGTCAGGAACATCCCGCGTCT harbors:
- a CDS encoding tyrosine-type recombinase/integrase: MSRTINDAPLTTREARRRLDVGLHWRSLDADIHLGYRKAKRGGVWLVRWRNGQGYRQSSLGAADDTINVGTLDYRAAVKVAIAQVAEARTEARAAAEGPPLTVRSAVEAYIEVRDARERRRTGREVRSDAARRLEKLVIGRPARGKRAAVAAASLADVPLHKLTEDDLQCWRASLPNDFKPAGVQRVVNDLKAALNSCAERHYSRLPPGLSSTVKRGLRTIVHEADDDDDLVVARENQILSDDQVASLMAATLEVDRAQGWEGDLYRLILAMAASGARFSQVTRLRVMDVQTVSGRLMMPPSRKGRGGKVNLISVPVGRDVLEVLMPIVTGRSKGAPLFERWRYRQQPGTIRWERSSRGPWQTPSEIVRPWGDIRIRAGLPDVIPYALRHSSIVRGIRANLPTRLVAAIHDTSIAMIERHYARYIADGLDTLAAQAIIPLAAGGDSSLSEAA
- a CDS encoding DUF5818 domain-containing protein, encoding MSAGRIRVSGILTRGRRGMFLTTTDEVWIVEGDDVREDFIGSTVTVEGVVAGIDHLQADWIGISDTTT